One Capsicum annuum cultivar UCD-10X-F1 chromosome 2, UCD10Xv1.1, whole genome shotgun sequence genomic window carries:
- the LOC107860891 gene encoding protein GET1-like → MKELKSSYDTHSKALMVIKILTYFLLIIWFWSIPVASIPKQLFQPFGKILSWRAGGPANENVMVGVIPWLILSTRLSKLICRKIFK, encoded by the exons ATGAAAGAGCTGAAATCGTCATATGATACACACTCAAAGGCCCTCATGGTCATAAAG ATCTTGACTTACTTCTTGCTGATTATCTGGTTTTGGAGTATCCCTGTGGCTTCCATACCTAAGCAGCTCTTTCAACCTTTCG GTAAGATTTTGTCTTGGCGAGCTGGAGGTCCAGCAAATGAAAACGTTATG GTGGGAGTCATTCCATGGTTGATATTGTCCACTAGACTCAGCAAACTTATCTGCAGGAAAATATTCAAATAG